From the genome of Geobacter sp. SVR, one region includes:
- a CDS encoding MazG nucleotide pyrophosphohydrolase domain-containing protein has translation MSNTMFPINHALNGGDDCPTECGDWLSDVGAEIHANKLRHGWKVTTSEDWEDQHEIPAVLALIHSEVSEALEAFRKNDRANFEEELADIGIRLIGLSHGMGIDLKTAIFEKVRRNRVREYRHGGKRV, from the coding sequence ATGAGCAATACAATGTTCCCCATCAATCATGCGCTGAACGGAGGCGATGACTGCCCGACTGAGTGCGGAGACTGGTTAAGCGACGTTGGTGCCGAAATTCACGCGAACAAACTCCGGCATGGCTGGAAAGTTACCACTTCGGAGGATTGGGAAGATCAGCACGAAATCCCCGCTGTTCTGGCCCTGATCCACTCCGAGGTTTCTGAGGCGCTGGAAGCGTTCCGCAAGAATGACCGTGCCAACTTTGAAGAAGAGCTTGCCGACATCGGCATTCGTTTGATCGGTCTTTCTCATGGCATGGGGATTGACCTCAAGACGGCAATTTTCGAGAAGGTGCGGCGGAATCGGGTTAGAGAGTATCGGCACGGCGGCAAGCGGGTATAG
- a CDS encoding portal protein, which yields MAKTEDQIILEKCNSRNAALKLEQSSFITHWEEITRFISPRSARYLRSDRNKGEKVNQNIINETATISSRTLQSGLMAGMSSPARPWFVLSPPDPGMKEFGPVKDWLDTVTRLMRDVFTRSNIYSVLPRAYGPLGDYGTAAFGLLEDEKEVVRGYNFPVGSFKIDCSSRGNVDTLYREYSMTVRQLVETYGLENVSVAVRNLWDRSSYGSWIPVIHAVEPNFARETGKLNSRDKPFISVYYEEGADQGKALRISGFDEFSALAPRWAVNGEDIYGSNCPGMLALGSVKALQLEERRKYQALDKFVNGAVEADAMLRNSGVDLLPGGVTWRANMGNSPHPGVRRIEEINPNIFVVLGEDIKEVENRIRRCYYEDLMLMMAQSDNPQMTAREVEERHQEKLLVLGPMMEQQNDDLFDPLIDRTFNIMLRRGMFPPPPKELQGQRLRVEYTSIMAQAQKLIGVAAVERFVGFVGQVAQYDPTVLDKVDLDQTVDEYGEMTGVSSKIIVPDDVVQSKREQRAKAEQAQQAMAAMPAVAQGANAVKTLGETDTAEVSSLMRLMTGGGA from the coding sequence ATGGCAAAGACTGAAGATCAAATCATCCTTGAAAAATGCAACTCCCGTAACGCCGCTCTGAAACTGGAGCAGTCGTCTTTTATCACTCATTGGGAAGAGATCACACGATTTATATCACCACGATCAGCGCGGTATCTGCGGAGCGACAGGAACAAGGGCGAGAAGGTCAACCAGAACATCATCAACGAGACGGCGACGATTTCCTCCCGGACGCTTCAGTCTGGACTGATGGCCGGAATGTCGTCTCCCGCCCGCCCGTGGTTTGTACTCAGCCCTCCAGATCCGGGGATGAAAGAGTTCGGTCCGGTTAAGGATTGGCTCGACACGGTTACTCGCCTGATGCGCGACGTCTTCACTCGTAGCAACATCTATTCAGTGCTCCCTCGTGCCTATGGGCCCCTTGGCGATTACGGGACGGCAGCGTTCGGACTGCTGGAAGACGAGAAGGAAGTCGTCCGCGGGTACAACTTCCCCGTTGGTAGCTTCAAGATCGACTGCAGCTCTCGGGGCAACGTAGACACGCTTTACAGGGAATATTCAATGACCGTGCGTCAATTGGTCGAGACCTACGGGCTGGAGAACGTTTCGGTCGCTGTCCGTAACCTGTGGGACCGCAGCAGCTACGGCTCGTGGATTCCGGTTATCCACGCCGTTGAGCCCAACTTCGCACGGGAGACCGGGAAGCTCAACTCCAGGGACAAGCCTTTCATCTCTGTTTACTACGAAGAGGGAGCGGACCAGGGCAAGGCGCTGAGGATCTCGGGCTTCGACGAGTTCTCCGCTCTGGCACCGCGGTGGGCAGTCAACGGTGAAGATATCTACGGCTCGAACTGTCCGGGGATGCTGGCGCTCGGGTCGGTCAAGGCACTGCAGTTGGAGGAACGTCGCAAGTATCAGGCGCTCGACAAGTTCGTCAATGGCGCAGTCGAAGCAGACGCGATGCTTCGTAATTCGGGAGTTGACCTTCTTCCAGGTGGTGTGACCTGGCGGGCAAATATGGGGAACTCCCCTCATCCCGGCGTTCGTCGGATAGAGGAGATTAATCCGAACATTTTCGTCGTGTTAGGCGAGGACATCAAGGAAGTCGAGAATCGCATCCGGCGCTGTTACTACGAGGATCTGATGCTGATGATGGCTCAGTCCGACAATCCCCAAATGACGGCGCGGGAAGTGGAAGAGCGGCATCAAGAGAAGCTCCTTGTCCTCGGGCCAATGATGGAGCAGCAGAACGATGACCTCTTCGATCCGCTCATCGACCGGACCTTCAACATTATGCTTCGAAGGGGAATGTTCCCTCCTCCTCCTAAAGAGCTTCAAGGACAGCGTCTCCGCGTCGAGTACACCTCAATCATGGCCCAGGCTCAGAAGCTCATCGGTGTGGCGGCTGTCGAGCGTTTCGTCGGCTTTGTGGGTCAAGTCGCTCAGTACGACCCGACTGTTCTCGACAAGGTCGATCTTGACCAGACCGTCGATGAATACGGCGAGATGACCGGCGTCTCCTCAAAGATCATCGTTCCGGATGACGTCGTCCAGTCGAAGCGGGAGCAACGGGCGAAGGCTGAACAGGCACAACAGGCGATGGCAGCAATGCCGGCAGTCGCACAAGGCGCGAACGCGGTGAAGACTCTCGGGGAGACTGACACGGCAGAAGTAAGCTCGCTGATGAGGCTTATGACCGGGGGCGGGGCATGA
- a CDS encoding major capsid protein produces MFINGAAILTTAAAGATALTLADWAKRLDPNGNVPKVVEMLSQKNEILDDMLFVEGNLPTGHRSTIRTGLPDVAWRKLNYGVPQSKSQTVTVDDNCGMLEARGQVDCKLASLNGNSAAFRLSENSAFLEAMNQEMANTVIYGDTDVDPEKFLGLIPRFSDIGAGAPANAMNIIDGGGTGSDNTSILIVAWGEDTCHGIFPKGSKAGIVHQDLGEGDAFDAAGNRFRALMDLWQWDCGLVLRDWRYVSRICNIDVPSIRTDVTAMKLLLRNLVDAEERIQDMNTGKVAIYCNRTVRAALRNAIIEKISNNLTNETVAGKRVTMWNGIPVRCVDKLLLTEARVV; encoded by the coding sequence ATGTTTATCAATGGGGCGGCAATCCTGACAACTGCAGCCGCCGGAGCAACAGCACTGACCCTTGCGGATTGGGCGAAACGCCTTGATCCGAATGGCAATGTCCCGAAGGTCGTCGAGATGCTGTCGCAGAAAAACGAGATCCTCGATGACATGCTCTTCGTCGAAGGCAACCTCCCGACAGGGCATCGCTCGACGATCAGAACCGGACTCCCGGACGTCGCCTGGAGGAAACTGAACTATGGCGTCCCTCAGTCCAAATCGCAGACCGTCACCGTTGACGACAACTGTGGGATGCTGGAAGCTCGCGGTCAGGTCGATTGCAAGCTGGCAAGCTTGAATGGTAATTCAGCAGCCTTCCGCCTGTCGGAAAACTCCGCCTTTTTGGAGGCAATGAATCAGGAAATGGCAAATACCGTCATCTATGGCGATACCGACGTAGATCCTGAGAAGTTCCTCGGGCTGATCCCCCGCTTCTCCGACATCGGCGCCGGAGCCCCTGCCAACGCGATGAACATCATCGACGGCGGCGGTACTGGCTCGGATAACACCTCGATCCTGATTGTTGCCTGGGGCGAAGACACCTGTCACGGGATTTTCCCGAAGGGCAGCAAGGCCGGTATCGTTCACCAGGATCTCGGAGAAGGCGACGCCTTCGACGCAGCCGGGAACCGTTTCCGCGCTCTGATGGACCTCTGGCAGTGGGACTGTGGGCTCGTTCTTCGAGACTGGAGATATGTCTCCCGTATCTGTAACATCGACGTCCCTTCGATCCGTACCGATGTTACCGCTATGAAACTGCTTCTCCGTAACCTGGTTGACGCTGAAGAGCGTATCCAGGACATGAACACCGGCAAGGTGGCGATCTACTGCAACCGCACCGTTCGCGCTGCTCTGCGTAACGCGATCATCGAGAAGATCTCAAACAACCTGACCAATGAAACCGTCGCCGGAAAGCGTGTGACCATGTGGAACGGAATCCCCGTCCGCTGCGTTGACAAGCTTCTTTTGACCGAAGCTCGTGTCGTTTAA
- a CDS encoding terminase small subunit, translated as MKEQKQQTTNRRGNKQGTISEEVSPSVVGALPLENEGHERFCLEILNRKPNVRAYKLAYPDAAYMSAAAASSVLLKDHKIQERIAYLKEEQRSRLRMSADDVLMGLEMAARLDPADLYKDDGSLINIKDMPYEVRICIEKFESDSILVGEGKNKKNIGRTSKVHFISKKSALELLARHHKLLTDKLEVKVTKSLEDLLTESEREGEE; from the coding sequence ATGAAAGAGCAAAAGCAGCAGACCACAAATCGACGTGGCAACAAGCAGGGGACTATCTCGGAAGAGGTGTCCCCTTCTGTCGTTGGTGCTCTTCCTCTGGAGAATGAGGGGCATGAGCGCTTCTGTCTGGAGATCCTGAACCGCAAACCGAACGTCCGTGCTTATAAACTCGCCTATCCTGATGCTGCTTATATGTCGGCTGCTGCTGCATCATCCGTCCTCTTAAAAGATCATAAAATACAAGAGCGCATTGCTTACCTCAAAGAAGAGCAGCGATCACGGCTCAGAATGTCCGCTGATGATGTCCTCATGGGCCTTGAGATGGCGGCTCGTCTCGACCCTGCGGATCTCTACAAAGATGACGGCTCACTCATCAATATCAAAGATATGCCCTACGAGGTGCGAATCTGTATTGAAAAGTTTGAGAGCGACTCGATCTTAGTTGGGGAAGGCAAGAACAAGAAGAACATAGGTCGCACGTCAAAGGTCCATTTCATCAGCAAAAAGTCTGCTCTTGAACTCCTCGCGCGTCATCACAAGCTCCTCACTGACAAGTTAGAGGTGAAGGTAACTAAATCCCTGGAAGATCTGCTGACTGAGAGTGAGAGGGAGGGCGAAGAATGA
- a CDS encoding Bbp16 family capsid cement protein produces the protein MLKKLKLFLAGAIITTIIDKFNEFSDSQAFTTGANTSTFSFDTNGADIGSGEDLYLVIQVDTTVTSNGNATVKFGYVEDDNADLSTATVLHETAAIGKATLVAGYQVLKMKIPANTKRYVGVVYTVATADLTAGKFSAFLCKDITDAKTRIYPAGYSI, from the coding sequence ATGTTGAAAAAACTCAAGCTCTTCCTCGCGGGAGCAATCATCACAACAATCATCGACAAGTTCAATGAGTTCTCGGACTCCCAGGCGTTCACCACCGGGGCCAATACCTCGACCTTCTCCTTCGACACGAATGGCGCCGACATAGGTTCGGGGGAGGATCTTTATCTGGTGATCCAGGTTGACACTACCGTCACTTCCAACGGTAACGCGACCGTAAAATTCGGTTATGTCGAGGATGACAATGCTGATCTCTCCACAGCGACCGTCCTGCACGAGACGGCGGCTATTGGTAAAGCTACGCTTGTCGCCGGCTATCAAGTGCTCAAGATGAAGATCCCGGCCAATACGAAGCGCTATGTGGGCGTGGTCTACACCGTGGCGACTGCCGATCTGACCGCAGGCAAGTTCTCTGCCTTCCTGTGCAAAGACATCACCGATGCGAAAACCCGGATCTATCCGGCTGGTTACTCAATCTAA
- a CDS encoding phosphoadenosine phosphosulfate reductase family protein encodes MTEQQLKTLFLRQRQSLPLRMVIQMSIRRIVAWREYWQGLGKDVYVSLGGKDSHALLNLVRTVYPDVPGVFVDTGLEYPEVRELNRRTPNVIILKPKLTFAQVVEIYGWPVVSKKMAQYIHEIQNPTERNKNTVRLRTTGFRANGTFSPMSKISDKWLYLKDAPFKISNACCHIMKVNPLRKFAKEANLIPIIGTTSDESDTREHNYIRYGCNAYNTKFPVSTPIIFWTEQHVLQYLRENDIEVASCYGQQVQRTECKWIFTGVQRTGCMPCGFGGHLEPRPNRFERMEQTHPNMHKYIMYGLNGKEVFDYCGIPWRQEQSCFAF; translated from the coding sequence ATGACTGAACAACAATTGAAAACCTTATTTCTTCGTCAACGACAATCGCTTCCTCTGCGGATGGTCATTCAGATGTCGATCAGGCGTATTGTCGCATGGCGGGAATACTGGCAGGGTTTGGGCAAGGATGTCTATGTATCGCTGGGGGGGAAGGATTCTCATGCCCTGCTCAACTTGGTCCGCACCGTTTACCCAGACGTGCCGGGCGTGTTCGTGGACACCGGCTTGGAATACCCCGAAGTGCGGGAGCTGAACCGCAGAACACCGAATGTGATTATTCTTAAGCCGAAATTGACCTTTGCTCAAGTCGTGGAAATATACGGCTGGCCGGTGGTGTCGAAGAAAATGGCTCAGTATATCCATGAAATCCAGAATCCCACTGAGAGAAATAAAAACACAGTGAGGTTGAGAACTACAGGATTTCGAGCGAACGGTACTTTTTCACCCATGTCGAAGATCAGCGACAAGTGGCTGTACCTGAAAGACGCTCCTTTTAAAATCAGTAACGCATGTTGCCACATTATGAAAGTCAATCCGCTACGCAAATTTGCAAAAGAAGCAAACCTGATTCCGATCATTGGTACTACTTCCGATGAGTCAGACACGAGGGAGCACAATTACATCAGGTATGGATGTAACGCCTACAACACCAAATTCCCGGTATCAACCCCCATTATCTTTTGGACTGAGCAGCATGTCCTCCAGTATCTGCGGGAAAACGATATTGAAGTGGCGAGTTGTTACGGGCAACAGGTCCAGCGTACAGAATGCAAATGGATATTTACTGGAGTACAGCGCACCGGATGTATGCCGTGTGGTTTTGGGGGACATTTGGAACCCCGACCGAATCGGTTCGAAAGGATGGAGCAGACACACCCGAACATGCACAAGTACATCATGTACGGGCTTAACGGCAAAGAGGTATTTGATTATTGCGGGATACCTTGGAGGCAAGAACAAAGCTGTTTCGCCTTTTAG
- a CDS encoding ubiquitin-activating E1 FCCH domain-containing protein has product MTAVAQPSFTTGELTPTLYGRVDLARYYTALKTCRNFVVMPFGGVINRAGTRFIAEVLDSTKASRLIPFEFSSSQSYALEFGHLKERIIKDGGLVLWPSGPSEGDPVEVTTIWPSTELFFLKYSQSVDVMTLCHPSYPIQQLSRTAHHLWAFSSFNNVDGPFQDINITLSKTVRVNAVTGNVTITAAESIFNSAMVGQMFYIEQSPEVQIKKWEVSKDVMVNDVKRAGSHYYQALTTGTTGTVRPDHTDGAAYDGDPGVSWQYLHSGFGIILLTGFTTDKIMTGTVLKRLPESVMTGTSSRNITGATTGSAPIPGSEGGPDTPAVDAVITCPAHGFSTGDTVTITGLVGIAELNTTAQIIVLNTNSFQFVGVYGTGAYVSGGVAAKTVTGQDSYKWALEAWGGDQGYPATNIYYQQRQMFGATTRQPQTSWMSQSAGFTDFGQSIPLLDDDAISFRLVADKMHEIRHFIRLKSLIALTSEGAWVINKEQGSPIPATDPQEQGGSSHVRPLKIGKSAIYVEEKGGAIRSLGYEFNSDSYEGKDLTLTGSHLLEGKQIVDWAYQKVPFRCVWIVLSDGGLLGLTYLPDQDVVGWHRHDTDGAVESICCVSEGQEDAIYVIVRRIINGVSKRYIERFASRSFESIEDAFFVDCGLTYDGREAGAGVAFTLSGGDEWSYEETLTFETTTDFFAGVSDVGDAIVLHETPDEETLLVNPDAVGQALRLTILEYVSAREVTVLADRTVPAEFRDTATTGFQVARNTFSGLDHLQGKTVAILADGNVEDRAVVGAVTGGVGFVLENPAVVVHAGLPIEADVETLDINVQGQSIQDKVKSVRSVTLLVRDTRGLQAGPDANNLLELNPLMSGGYDQPVATETGPVKANIISDWSDGGRVLVRQSNPLPATILAAIPEVVIGGA; this is encoded by the coding sequence ATGACTGCAGTAGCGCAACCGAGTTTCACCACGGGAGAGTTGACTCCAACGCTATATGGTCGGGTAGACCTGGCTCGATATTACACGGCGCTTAAAACCTGCCGGAACTTTGTTGTCATGCCGTTCGGTGGCGTCATCAATCGAGCGGGGACTCGGTTCATCGCCGAAGTGCTCGACTCGACAAAGGCGTCGCGACTGATACCGTTCGAGTTCTCATCAAGTCAATCCTATGCGCTGGAATTTGGTCATCTGAAGGAGCGGATCATCAAGGACGGCGGTCTTGTTCTCTGGCCGAGTGGTCCCTCTGAAGGAGATCCGGTCGAGGTAACTACCATTTGGCCGAGTACGGAGCTTTTCTTCCTCAAATACTCGCAGTCAGTTGACGTAATGACGCTCTGTCATCCCTCCTATCCCATTCAACAGTTATCGCGTACCGCACATCACCTGTGGGCGTTCAGTTCATTCAACAACGTCGATGGACCGTTTCAGGACATCAACATCACCCTTTCGAAAACCGTCAGGGTAAACGCCGTGACCGGGAACGTGACCATTACCGCTGCTGAGTCGATCTTCAACTCCGCGATGGTCGGGCAGATGTTTTACATCGAGCAGTCTCCGGAAGTGCAGATAAAGAAATGGGAGGTAAGTAAGGATGTCATGGTCAACGACGTCAAGCGAGCCGGCTCCCACTACTACCAGGCCTTGACGACCGGCACGACCGGGACCGTGCGGCCTGACCACACTGACGGGGCGGCATATGACGGCGATCCGGGCGTCTCCTGGCAGTATCTCCATTCCGGCTTCGGGATCATCCTCCTGACCGGCTTCACGACTGACAAGATCATGACGGGGACCGTGCTAAAACGGCTCCCTGAATCTGTCATGACGGGAACATCGTCCCGGAACATAACCGGCGCCACTACCGGGAGCGCTCCGATTCCGGGATCTGAGGGGGGGCCTGACACTCCGGCTGTTGATGCAGTAATTACCTGTCCCGCTCACGGCTTCTCGACGGGCGACACGGTCACAATCACGGGGCTCGTCGGCATAGCCGAATTGAACACGACAGCACAGATCATTGTATTGAACACCAACTCCTTTCAGTTTGTCGGCGTCTACGGTACGGGCGCGTATGTCTCGGGCGGAGTAGCTGCCAAAACAGTTACCGGCCAGGACTCTTATAAATGGGCGCTGGAAGCCTGGGGCGGTGATCAAGGCTATCCAGCCACAAATATCTATTACCAGCAGCGGCAGATGTTCGGGGCGACAACCAGGCAACCGCAAACCTCATGGATGTCACAGTCGGCTGGATTCACCGATTTCGGTCAATCGATCCCGCTGCTCGATGACGACGCGATCAGTTTCAGGTTGGTGGCCGACAAGATGCACGAGATCCGCCACTTCATTAGACTGAAGAGCTTGATCGCGCTTACCTCCGAAGGTGCTTGGGTCATCAACAAGGAGCAGGGTTCGCCTATCCCTGCGACCGATCCTCAAGAACAGGGGGGCTCCTCGCATGTCCGTCCGCTGAAGATCGGGAAGTCCGCGATCTACGTCGAGGAGAAGGGGGGCGCGATTCGCTCACTCGGGTACGAGTTCAACTCCGACTCATACGAGGGGAAGGATCTCACGCTGACTGGCTCTCACCTTCTGGAAGGAAAGCAGATTGTCGATTGGGCCTATCAAAAGGTGCCTTTCCGTTGCGTCTGGATTGTTCTCAGTGACGGCGGGCTCCTTGGGTTGACCTACCTCCCGGATCAGGATGTCGTCGGCTGGCATCGTCACGACACGGACGGGGCGGTCGAATCGATCTGTTGTGTCTCCGAAGGACAGGAAGACGCGATCTATGTCATCGTGCGGCGGATCATAAACGGCGTGTCGAAGCGGTATATCGAGCGGTTCGCCTCAAGATCATTCGAATCTATCGAGGATGCCTTCTTCGTAGATTGCGGTCTCACCTATGACGGGCGCGAAGCAGGAGCCGGCGTCGCCTTCACCCTCTCGGGTGGAGATGAGTGGAGCTACGAGGAAACCTTGACCTTTGAGACGACAACCGACTTCTTCGCCGGGGTTTCTGACGTGGGGGATGCAATAGTCCTACATGAGACACCAGACGAGGAAACATTGCTGGTGAATCCGGACGCTGTCGGACAGGCGCTCCGGCTGACGATACTCGAATACGTCTCCGCCCGAGAGGTGACTGTGCTTGCTGACCGTACCGTCCCGGCTGAGTTCCGCGATACTGCGACAACCGGCTTTCAGGTGGCACGGAATACCTTCTCCGGCCTCGATCACCTCCAGGGAAAGACAGTCGCGATCCTGGCGGACGGGAACGTTGAGGATCGGGCCGTCGTTGGAGCAGTGACAGGGGGCGTCGGGTTCGTGCTTGAGAATCCGGCGGTCGTCGTTCATGCGGGGCTCCCGATTGAGGCGGACGTCGAGACGCTCGACATCAACGTTCAGGGTCAGTCGATACAAGACAAGGTCAAATCGGTTCGCAGTGTCACGCTGCTGGTGAGAGACACCAGGGGGCTCCAGGCGGGACCGGATGCAAACAACCTGCTGGAACTGAATCCGCTTATGTCCGGGGGGTACGATCAGCCGGTTGCTACGGAGACGGGGCCGGTCAAGGCGAATATCATCTCGGATTGGTCGGACGGGGGACGGGTGCTCGTCAGGCAGTCGAACCCGCTTCCCGCGACGATACTCGCAGCAATCCCGGAGGTTGTCATCGGTGGAGCATAA
- the gp10 gene encoding capsid staple protein — protein MKMTSMVMKAEKEGKSDCCCCSGPCGCEEGKPRYPWGLQLTLQNEQLQALGLPDMQKVGDTMTIQAIVKVTGCSENEREGADPERSVSLQITDLGLEVPEQKKSPIDKAATAAALYGGSMKGGEGA, from the coding sequence ATGAAGATGACGAGCATGGTTATGAAGGCAGAGAAAGAGGGCAAGTCGGATTGCTGCTGTTGTTCCGGTCCCTGTGGCTGCGAAGAGGGCAAGCCTCGTTATCCATGGGGGCTTCAGCTTACCCTTCAGAACGAGCAGCTTCAGGCGCTCGGATTGCCTGACATGCAGAAGGTAGGGGATACAATGACTATCCAGGCGATCGTAAAGGTCACAGGCTGTAGCGAGAATGAGCGCGAAGGCGCCGATCCTGAGCGTTCCGTCTCTCTTCAGATTACGGATCTCGGTCTCGAAGTGCCAGAGCAGAAAAAGTCACCGATCGACAAGGCAGCAACCGCGGCTGCTCTCTATGGTGGTAGCATGAAGGGCGGAGAGGGGGCTTAA